The DNA region CGATTGAACATGGAGAGAAAAAAGCACAAGAAAGAgcagaaacaaagaaagataACGTTAATAAACCAGGCCAATCGTACGTGGACTCGGAACATTCAGACTCGGACTTTCATTTTTTTGCTGTGAATATagagaaaagaattccaaagaaaagagggagaaagCCTGGGCTGGGCAGAGGCGCCCCATTGAACCATGTAGAGGCTGAGAGGCAGCGGAGAGAGAAGCTGAACCACCGGTTCTACGCGCTGCGAGCTGTGGTCCCAAACGTGTCAAGAATGGACAAAGCATCATTGTTATCTGATGCTGTATCTTACATAAATGAGATGAAGGCCAAGGTTGATAAATTGGAGTCACAACTACAAAGGGAGTCCAAGAAAGTGAAATTGGAAGTGGCTGACACTATGGACAATCAAAGCACCACCACTTCTGTGGACCAAGCTGCCTGCAGGCCTAATAGTAATTCTGGTGGTGCTGGGCTTGCACTTGAAGTTGAGGTCAAGTTTGTGGGTAATGATGCAATGATCAGGGTCCAATCCGATAATGTGAATTATCCAGGTTCTAGGTTAATGAGTGCACTGCGTGACCTGGAATTTCAGGTGCATCATGCAAGTATGTCCAGTGTTAACGAGCTTATGCTCCAAGATGTGGTCGTTAGGGTTCCTGATGGACTGAGAACGGAAGAGGCGCTCAAATCTGCTCTTCTTGGAAGACTAGAACAGTAAGATCATGATCGTTGTTGTTATGATTCCTGTTGCAAACATCTTGTTCATAAGcggtttgttttttcttcttcttctttccagttTTCAGAGATTTCTACCTTCGAATTATGTAATCATGGAAATTAATGAAGCAACAGCTCCTTTTTTTCCCAAAAGTATTGAGATCTTGAGCCTGTAAGAGATTGAACCGAAACTTCACGTTTTATTGCTGTTCCCCGTGCTCATAGCACCTCATGCACATGACCGGAAAGGAAACCGTACTTCCTTCGGAGTATGGATGAAGCTTTGAATAAGGCCATGATTCAGATCCTTCCAACTTTCCCCCCCTTTCTCCTCTAGGGCTAAAGGCGAGTTTTAAATTACTTGGTCTGAAATATCTATTTCTGCTGCTCCTTTTGTGTACCGcgttaaaaataatagagattattGGGTGTGTTTGGTTCCTGGGAATCTAGACCCCACCACACCCATTTATGTAACACGTgctgtttttcaattaatctaaggctatatatatatatatatatatctatatataggATGGCAACGTACGAATGACGACGAAGTGAAAACCAATAGAAACAAAAGGGCTGGTTGTCTGTTGCGACCGAAGTAAAGCAATGGTCCCTGTTAAAGCGGTGgggaaaaataaagtaaagttGTACGGAACAAAgtttttttcaaccttttttttttatacagctGATGCACGGTCAGTAAATTTATGAGAATatgttaaatttgttttgaaatatttttatttgaaaatatactaaaataatattttttattttttaaaatttatttttattataagtatATGTAACGTTTTAATGacgttaaaataattatcttgaatgaagaaataaattaattttttcaaaaaactatagTCGTGCCGCAAAAATCAACAGTACAAAACAAAGTATTAACA from Populus alba chromosome 14, ASM523922v2, whole genome shotgun sequence includes:
- the LOC118041201 gene encoding transcription factor bHLH14 isoform X1; translation: MEGLIISPSSSSSLVSLSHETPPTLQQRLQFIVQTQPDWWSYAIFWQASKDDSGQIFLAWGDGHFQGSKDTSPKLSTTNNSRMSTSNSERKRVMKGIHSLIDECHDLDMSLMDGTDSTDTEWFYVMSLTRSFSPGDGILGKAYTTGSLIWLTGGHELQFYNCERVKEAQMHGIETLICIPTSCGVLELGSSCVIRENWGIVQQAKSLFGSDLNSCLVPKGPNNPCQEPIQFLDRNISIADGGIIAGLQEEDHTIEHGEKKAQERAETKKDNVNKPGQSYVDSEHSDSDFHFFAVNIEKRIPKKRGRKPGLGRGAPLNHVEAERQRREKLNHRFYALRAVVPNVSRMDKASLLSDAVSYINEMKAKVDKLESQLQRESKKVKLEVADTMDNQSTTTSVDQAACRPNSNSGGAGLALEVEVKFVGNDAMIRVQSDNVNYPGSRLMSALRDLEFQVHHASMSSVNELMLQDVVVRVPDGLRTEEALKSALLGRLEHFQRFLPSNYVIMEINEATAPFFPKSIEILSL